A genome region from Lytechinus pictus isolate F3 Inbred chromosome 16, Lp3.0, whole genome shotgun sequence includes the following:
- the LOC129278604 gene encoding progesterone-induced-blocking factor 1-like produces MAHKDISSLISELDTDVTGEISTSLATDISFSAGDETDENRQRKSRHSERRQPGKITRQLIERKQLLHDLQLVKIELSQKNLIIENLKAEQLARVEELEEKLGDASHTKQILQARLEAQLNVNKEEARHLQQKLQADLHTITEKQRHLEATNAELQRRAGDVRRALHNLDLSDEQYSSLKRAREEELTLRDVIAVKFYEEKHPLQLKLTDLEGWKDTLETELKRSREEQFRLHEALEKEQRLKSDAEGKCQRLTLDLANLKSTHNQNDYKQENYDRVKSERDNYEQQLDDLEKQHTYLNVTFKAVAEERDQLVKELADKKQELLLLDQDKGYFSKQFSDVSNKLAHAEERLLCAQADVDHAKRSREELYEKYIESRDQCKVEYETRLREELESIRLRTETEIDKLKSTMRDTFERENRSLRDARDNAVLEKDRASASDQEGKTKYEELFAKYRELQSTSDARAMELSSEAKLKTFEAERSNMIQEETQRNLKQAQVDCDKLQKKLEVLTKEYYTMQSSGERRATELEAQLSELKSKLETYEKLEKELDEVVMQAAEYDQADEAEKVLFSYGYGANVPSTAKRRLQHSVHLARRVLSLERINTSLKKDIERRETKIQQLGEEQMALMKQVVMKLSQRGNKETPHYHGNKESHHSPVLHERLSRDQHPVSKKMTVGLDAGDLPRPTVFTKSQDSQWYDKLKERNTNRGTRKNTWKEGT; encoded by the exons ATGGCTCATAAAGATATTTCAAGCCTAATAAGTGAGCTGGATACCGACGTCACTGGAGAAATAAGCACATCTTTAGCGACggatatttcattttctgcGGGAGATGAAACTGACGAGAATCGTCAGCGGAAATCGAGGCATTCTGAACGGAGACAACCCGGGAAGATCACCCGTCAGCTGATCGAAAGGAAGCAGTTGCTACACGACTTGCAACTGGTGAAAATTGAATTGTCCCAGAAGAATTTGATTATCGAGAATTTGAAAGCTGAACAATTAGCGAGAGTTGAAGAACTTGAAGAAAAATTAGGCGATGCCTCTCACACCAAGCAGATTTTGCag GCCAGACTTGAAGCACAACTGAATGTAAACAAAGAAGAGGCCCGCCATTTACAGCAGAAACTCCAAGCTGACTTGCACACAATCACAGAAAAACAGCGCCATCTGGAGGCCACAAATGCAGAGTTACAACGACGAGCTGGTGATGTCCGGAGGGCATTGCATAACTTAGATCTGTCGGATGAGCAGTACAGTTCATTGAAGAGAGCAAGAGAGGAAGAACTCACTTTAAGGGATGTCATAGCG GTGAAATTCTATGAAGAGAAACATCCACTGCAGTTGAAGCTGACTGATCTTGAAGGCTGGAAGGACACATTAGAAACAGAGCTAAAGAGGAGCAGAGAGGAACAGTTTAGATTACATGAG GCACTGGAGAAGGAGCAACGGCTGAAAAGTGACGCTGAAGGAAAATGTCAGaggttgacccttgaccttgccaatttgaagtcaACACACAATCAGAATGACTACAAGCAAGAGAACTACGATAGAGTCAAGAG TGAGAGGGATAATTATGAACAGCAGCTTGATGATCTGGAGAAGCAACATACGTATCTCAATGTCACCTTCAAAGCAGTGGCCGAAGAAAGGGATCAACTTGTCAAAGAG CTCGCCGATAAGAAACAAGAGTTGCTTCTCCTTGACCAAGACAAGGGGTACTTTTCAAAGCAGTTCAGCGATGTCAGCAACAAACTTGCCCATGCTGAAGAACGTCTGCTGTGTGCCCAGGCTGACGTGGACCATGCCAAGCGATCCAGAGAAGAGCTTTACGAAAAGTACATTGAATCCAG GGATCAGTGTAAGGTGGAGTATGAGACTCGACTAAGAGAAGAGCTAGAGTCAATCCGACTAAGGACAGAAACTGAGATTGATAAACTGAAGAGTACCATGAGGGATACCTTTGAAAGAGAGAACAG GAGTTTGCGGGATGCGAGAGACAATGCAGTGTTAGAGAAAGACAGAGCTTCAGCATCGGACCAGGAAGGAAAGACCAAATATGAGGAGCTCTTTGCAAA GTACCGAGAGCTGCAGTCCACCTCTGATGCCAGAGCCATGGAGTTGAGCAGTGAAGCCAAGCTAAAGACCTTTGAAGCAGAAAGATCCAATATGATTCAGGAGGAGACTCAACGGAACCTCAAACAGGCCCAGGTGGACTGCGACAAACTCCAAAAGAAATTAGAG GTTTTGACAAAAGAATATTACACCATGCAGTCTTCAGGGGAGAGAAGGGCTACTGAATTAGAAGCACAGCTATCTGAATTGAAATCAAAGCTAGAGACTTATGAGAAACTAGAGAAAGAACTTGATGAAGTAGTAATGCAGGCTGCCGAAT ATGACCAAGCTGATGAGGCTGAGAAGGTTCTGTTCTCATATGGCTATGGAGCAAATGTTCCCTCTACAGCAAAAAGGAGATTACAGCACAG tGTTCATCTGGCAAGGAGAGTTCTTAGCTTAGAAAGGATTAATACATCACTGAAGAAAGATATTGAGAGAAGAGAGACAAAGATACAACAACTAGGAGAGGAG CAAATGGCTCTGATGAAACAAGTTGTTATGAAGCTCAGCCAGCGCGGCAACAAGGAAACACcacattaccatggcaacaaggaATCCCATCACAGTCCAGTCCTTCATGAGAGATTGAGTCGTGACCAGCATCCCGTGTCCAAGAAGATGACCGTTGGTCTGGATGCGGGTGACCTGCCACGACCTACTGTCTTT ACAAAGAGCCAAGATTCACAGTGGTATGATAAGCTGAAAGAACGCAACACCAACAGAGGAACTCGCAAGAATACATGGAAAGAAGGAACGTGA
- the LOC129279320 gene encoding tyrosine-protein kinase RYK-like, producing MATRIIYIILLKCVVLFSCVYCVHGYMNLFISPAEVKRLVGVSAELYYIREGKINRAATNYPLAVPTGINKLYYTWYSERQVYYSMSVKSKNPRILYHPSLNITKDGKVPLIKTVFEMQLECTGHEGGEAIIELQVNLTLYSASNITTLNTIRTKLCQGIPGSVPIRPRDPIEREDHRPMTNNSHLVTESKVKAVTSTSVFYIAVGVVCGIIMLFVLVVALIHVKTMRSSDPASSDASSTGLINGGRQPEHPNFPKIQEPKVNGLSNGNGYNSLQYQICPSLAEAEDLRLKLAPYAIERSRITLGEVLQEGTFGRVHQGVLISPAGDSEKDVFIKTVTDDSSEEQRHLLVKESCLLQGLSHKNILPLLHVCFSDPPFILESFMKLGNLKQFLKDGRIGPGDKHQAISTRDLVHLAIQITHGMMYLGKKRLVHKDLATRNCVIDEDYNLKITDNALARDLFPSDYHCLGDNENRPVKWMAVESLVHKKFSHASDVWSFGVTLWELVTLGQTPYMDLDPFEMATFLKSGYRMPQPPSCPDELFNLMACCWALMPQDRPKFSQLCAALTDFHRTLGIYI from the exons ATGGCTACAAGgataatatatataattctGCTTAAAtgtgttgttttattttcttgtgtgtACTGTGTACACGGATATATGAACCTATTCATCAGTCCAGCTGAAGTTAAAAGATTAGTTG GTGTTTCAGCAGAGCTGTATTATATCCGAGAAGGGAAGATCAACCGTGCAGCCACAAACTATCCTTTAGCAGTCCCAACAGGAATAAATAAACTATATTACACATGGTATAGTGAGAGGCAG GTTTATTATTCAATGTCTGTGAAGTCCAAGAATCCAAGGATTTTATATCATCCAAGCTTGAATATCACAAAGGATGGGAAAGTCCCTCTCATTAAAACAG TGTTTGAGATGCAACTAGAATGCACAGGCCATGAAGGAGGCGAAGCAATCATCGAACTTCAAGTCAACCTTACGTTGTACTCAGCCAGCAATATCACCACACTCAATACCATTAGAACCAAATTGTGCCAAGGAA TTCCAGGAAGTGTTCCAATTCGACCCAGAGATCCTATTGAGAGAGAGGACCACAGACCAATGACTAACAACTCACATCTAGTCA CCGAGTCTAAAGTGAAAGCTGTAACATCAACCAGTGTGTTCTACATAGCAGTAGGAGTGGTCTGCGGTATCATCATGCTGTTTGTGTTGGTGGTAGCACTCATCCACGTCAAAACAATGAGATCATCTGATCCAGCAAG TAGTGACGCGAGTAGTACTGGATTGATAAACGGAGGCAGGCAACCGGAGCACCCCAATTTCCCCAAGATACAGGAGCCAAAGGTCAACGGACTTTCCAATGGAAATG GTTACAACTCACTTCAATATCAGATCTGTCCTTCGTTAGCAGAAGCAGAAGACTTGAGATTGAAATTAGCTCCATATGCCATTGAGAGAAGTAGAATCACTCTTGGTGAAGTTTTGCAAGAAG GGACATTCGGTCGCGTTCACCAGGGTGTCTTAATCAGTCCAGCAGGAGACTCAGAAAAGGATGTTTTCATCAAGACAGTAACAG ATGATTCGTCAGAGGAACAGCGCCACCTGTTGGTGAAAGAGAGCTGTCTCCTGCAGGGTCTAAGTCATAAAAACATCTTACCGTTGCTTCATGTGTGTTTCTCCGATCCTCCCTTCATCCTGGAGTCATTTATGAAGCTTGGAAACCTGAAGCAGTTTCTCAAGGATGGACGTATCGGCCCAGGAGACAAACACCAG GCAATATCAACTCGGGATCTGGTTCACCTTGCCATTCAGATCACACATGGTATGATGTACCTGGGTAAAAAGAGACTCGTTCATAAAGACCTCGCTACTAGGAATTGTGT AATTGATGAGGACTATAACTTGAAGATCACAGACAATGCTTTGGCAAGAGATCTCTTTCCGAGTGACTATCATTGTTTGGGAGATAATGAGAACAGGCCCGTTAAGTGGATGGCTGTAGAATCTTTAGTTCATAAGAAATTTTCACATGCTAGTGATGTG TGGTCATTTGGAGTGACCCTTTGGGAGCTGGTCACCTTGGGTCAGACGCCGTACATGGACCTTGACCCCTTTGAGATGGCCACTTTCTTGAAGAGCGGTTACCGCATGCCTCAGCCACCGAGCTGTCCTGATGAACT CTTCAACCTGATGGCCTGTTGCTGGGCTCTCATGCCTCAGGACAGACCCAAGTTCAGTCAGCTGTGCGCTGCCCTTACAGACTTCCATCGCACCCTCGGCATCTACATCTAA